ACAAAACTTGACTGAGCAGAGGTATTGCCTTCAGAACCAATCTCTTCCTTATCAACCATAAGCAGTACCTGAGTTTTGTCAGAAATACCAACATCAAAAAAAGCCATTAGGGATGCATATGCGCATATTCTATCATCCTGTCCATATGCTCCAATCAAACTCTTATCAAAGCCTATATCGCGAGGCTCAAAGGCTGGCACAGCTTGTATTTCAGCACTTACAAAATCCTCTTCCACAATCTTATACTTTTCATAGAGATAATTTAATACGTTTAACTTTATCTGATCCTTTTCTTCCTCTGAAAATGGTATAGATCCACAAATTATATTTAATTTATTGGCATCAAATGCTTCTTTTGTAACCTTTTCATCAATAACCTTTTTTGACAGATGTGGCAAAAGATCAGGTATTACAAATATAGGATCATCAGGTTCTTCGCCAATGTTAATTTCTAAAATCTCTTTATCTGATTTAACTAGAAAAACGTGCAAAGAGATTGGGATGTTTAGCCACTGATATTTTTTTATTCCACCATAGTAATGAGTGTGAAACAAACCCAAACCACTGTCTTCAAATAAAGGATTTTGTTTTAAGTCAATTCTTGGTGCATCAATATGGCTGGCAATCATTCTCATACCAAAACCTTCTGAAAGCCTTATTAGAGCTACACTTTTATTTCTATTAATTATGATAAATTCTCTGTCTTTCTTGTTATTTAAAAAATACTCATTTACAAATTTTACAGTTTCTCTCTCTGTCTTACATTTTTTTAAAAAATTTTTATAACCTTGTGCAAAGTTAAAAATACTTTCTCTATCTGTCTTAAACCATGCATTTTTTCTTTTCATAAATAAGATATTCTTTAAATCAGGCATGCTAACCTCCACGAATTAAGATATTCAAAAGTCATATAAATCATTCTTTTACAATAAAAGCCTTTCCATCATAAATCTTTTGGCTAATTTTACCCTCTTCAAAAAGTTTATTTAATATCCTTGTAATATCTTCGTTACTAGCCCCAAACACGTCCATGAGTTCTTCTTTCGAACATGGCCTAATGCTCACCATCTTTGCAATAGATAACTCAAGAAAATCTTGAAAATCCATATTTTTGTCTCTAAATGGCTTTATAAGTTCAGCATTTAGATCTCTTAACTCAGAATAAATTTGCATAAGTTCATCGTTTGTTAACTTTTTTATGCTTTCCTCAGCAGGAGGTCTATCTATAGTTCCAATCTGAAACTTGTGAGGGTTTATAAGCTTTACTGCTCTTTTCAAATCTTCAATATCCTTTTTACTATCATTAAAATCTTTTACAAAAAGTGATTCCAACCAGATTTCGCCCCTAAACTTATCTCTAAATTCTTTTATACCGTTAATAATTTCATCAATTTTTAAGCTTCCATGTGCTCTATTAATTTTTTTGAATGATTCTTGATTCGCCGCATCAAGGCTAGGTATAACCACATCAGCATCCATTAGATCTTCCTGTACATCAGTTAGGTTTAAAAGACTCCCATTGGTAAGCACTGCAATTTTAGCAAGATTAAAACTTTTGACGTATCTAACAAGCCTGCCAATATCTTTATTTAGCGTTGGCTCCCCACTACCCGAAAAGGTAACAAAATCAAATTTGCCCATTTTTTTATAATTTTCTCTAAAATCTCTTTCAATCTCTTCTGGATTATAAAAGGATCGCCTATCGTTAATAAGATTTGTAGTTTTTCCTACTTCACAATAAACGCAATTAAAATTGCATACTTTATGTGGAATAATATTTATTCCAAGGCTTAACCCAAGCCTTCTTGAGGGCACAGGCCCAAATAAAAATTGCATAATAACCTCCCAATAATTTTTAAAGCTAAACTTTATTATATCACTTGAATATTACTATCCTTGTTACTATTAAAATTAATTATGATTACCAATTTTTAATAAAACCTCAAATTTAGCCTTTACGTGTTGCCTCATTTAAAAACCTAAAGGAAGTTGTATTCGTTGCCTCACTTAAAATTCTAAACATAACCATAACATATTTTATCTTTGTTTTTGCTAATTTTTTTAATAGAGTTTCTTACTTCTTCCTTTATGGATATATCTTCTAGTAATTTTTTTGAAGTTTTACTATTTCTCTTTGAAGTTCAGCTGGATTTAATTTTGTATACTGTTCTATTAGCTTTTCTTTATCTATTTTTTCTACACCAGGATTTTCTAATATTCTTTGATAAGGAGTTCTTGCTTTATCGTATTTTTTTGTAACTTTACTTCCAATTCTTTCTTTTGAGATTTGTTTCATTATAGGCTGAAAAAAGTTTATATATAGCCTTAGGCTTTCATAAAGCCTTTTTAAAGTTATTAGCTCAACTTCTCTATCATATCTAAAATAACCAACATATTTTCTTACTACAGAGTAGTTTTTCTGTTCAACATAGCAATTATCGTTTTTTCTATATTTTCTTGACCTTGTGAACGTTATATTATTTTCAACACAATAACGATGAAGTTGATGATTTATAAACTCTGCTCCATTATCAGAATCAATTCCAAAGAGTTTAAAAGGCAAGCGTTTCTTTATTTCATCTATTGATTCAAAAACCCACCTTTGAGCTTTATTTCTTAAAGCATCTATTTCTATCCAACCGGTGCAAATGTCAACTGCAGTTAGAGTTTGGATAAATTCTCCTCTTAGATCTCCTCCTTCATGACCTACAAGGTCTATTTCTAAATATCCAGGTATACTTTCGTCCCATTCTGAAAATGTCCTTATAGGAATCTGACTTTTAAGAAGGCTGCCTGGTTTTGTATATGTCTTTCCCTTTGGTTTATTCATTCTTTTGTATTCTGAAAGTATTCTGTCTATAGTAGATGCGCTTATCTTAAAGAGTTTTTCTTCTACATCCCTTTCAATTTGTATTTCTTTAAACTCTTTAAGTTTATATATTATGTCAGGAAGAACAGGTTTTAACCTTTTTGCCACATGGACAATCTAAAACGTCCCATACCTTAATTAACGCCTTTTTTACATCATCATCATAATATTTGCTTTTCTTTTTCTTTTTCTTCATCGTTAAATCTACTTTTAAAACTCTGTTATTCATCCTTACTATCTTCTCATGACTGCTTAAAAGAAAAGATGCATAACTACGATTGTATCCAGTCAAAGCTATTAACTCATCTAAAATAATGCCTTTTTGTTTCTTGCTTGCTTTTTTATATCTTTTTGCAATTTCACTCACCACTGATTTTCTTTCCTTCATCGTTAACCCCATTTCTAGCCTCCAGAGTTATAGTAACTACTATTCTAAGAGGCTTATTATTTTCATTTAGATTTTTTATTTGAGGCAACGATTGTATTTCATTTAGATTTTTGATGAAGCAATTCGCTTTATAGATTTTTATAAATAATTAATTTATAATAATTAAAAAATTTTTAAGGGGTGTAGAAATTTGGAATTATATTTAGATACTGCAAAAATAGAAGAAATAGAAGAAGGCGTAGAACTTGGTATAATTTCAGGCGTAACTACTAATCCTTCTCTACTTGCAAAAGCTAATCCAACAGCTCCAATAGAACACTTAAAAAAAATTTGTAGCATCGTAAACGGTCCAGTCAGTGCAGAAGTTGTTTCAACAAATTATAAAGACATGGTATCAGAAGGGCTAAAAATATCTAAGATATCTGAAAACATCGTAGTAAAAATTCCCATTACTGAAGATGGTCTAAAAGCCACAAAAGTGTTGTCAAAAGAAAACGTTCCTGTTAATATGACTCTTATATTTTCAGAGTCCCAGGCAATTTTAGCATCTTTAGTTGGTGCAGCTTATATAAGTCCTTTTATAGGCAGATTAGATGACATTTCTTACGATGGCATGAAACTCGTAAAATCAATATCTGAAATCTTAAAAACTACTAATTCGAAATCAAAAATAATTGCAGCAAGTGTAAGACATCCCTTGCACGTTGTAGAGGCTGCAAAACTAGGAGCCCACATAGCAACTGTGCCATTTAAAACACTGAAACAACTTGTAAAACATCCATTAACCGATATAGGTCTTGAAAAGTTTCTAAGCGATTCAAGGGGTATTTCTATAGTATCTTAGAGGACAACAAATTATGTTGTTCTCTAAGTTTAAATAGTTTATCCTCTCATATAGTCCATAAGTTCGTCTATATCCTCTTTACTACCCATAAAAACAGGCGTCCTCTGGTGTAGACTAGTAGCTTTTATGCTCAATATCTCATTAACTCCATCAGTAGCCCTGCCACCGGCTTGCTCTATTAACAAACTCATGGGTGCTGCCTCATAAAGGAGTCTTAATTTGCCTTGTGGATTTTTTTTGTCTCCCGGATAAGCAAAAATACCACCTTTTAACAATGTTCTGTGAACGTCAGCAACCATTGAACCTATGTATCTAGCTGAATAATTCTTTGATTTCAAGTTATCAATATACTTTTTGAGCGGTTCGTCCCATCGTTGAGAATAACCCTCGTTAATGGAATATATCTTCCCTCTTGAAGGCATTTTTAAATAAGGATGAGACAAAAGATATGAACCCACCGAAGGGTCCAGAGTAAACCCGTGAGTGCCGTTTTTAGTTGTGTACATAAGCATTGTTGAAGAACCATACACTACATATCCTGCAGCAACCTGTTTGTATCCCTCCTGGAAAAAGTTTTCTACCCCATCACAATATTTCCTGTATATAGAAAATATTGTTCCTACGTTTACGTTTACGTCAATATTTGATGAACCATCCAATGGGTCCAGAGCAATTACGTACTTGCCATTCTTCCCTTTCTCTGGAAATATGGCATCATCAACTTCTTCCGAAGCAAGAGCATAGAATTCGCCTGAATCAGAAAGATGCTCAATCAACCAGTTATTAGAAAGTTGATCCAATTTTTGAACTTCTTCGCCTTGCACGTTGACCTTTCCTATCTTGCCTAAGATATCAGAAAGACCAGCTTTTCTTATTCTTGAAGATATTATTTTTGTTGCATTTTCAATAGACATCAACGCTAAACTAAGAGACCCCGTAGCTTGGGGAAATTGTCTTTCCTCTTCCAAAATAAAACGATTAAGATCAATGCCTATTCTGGCCAAAATCAGTCAGCCCCCTCTTCGAATTTCAAAGCTCTAAAATCTACGTTTTTATGGCTCAAATCATTGTTCTCTTTATATCCTATTTTTACTAATTTAATATATTTGTCAGTATAAGATTTGGTATCAAAAACGTTCAATTGTGAAAATAGAAATTCAATCTTTTTCTCCAAAACATCCAATATTTTATTTTTATCAGCATCTGACAAATTCCACCATTTTTCCTTTAATGGTCCAAAAACCTTTTTCCTTGTTTTATAAATGAATTGCTCTCTTGTCATGTTTTCTTTCCACTCTGATTTGAAATTCTCTTCAATAAATTTAAAATTTTCTTCTCTAAACTCTTCAGGTGCAAAATCAAACATTATGTTTTGAAAACCAGTCGCAAGATGAATCTCTGCAGTTTTGTGTTTAGGAAAATTATTAAATAGTTCATCTGGCAAGGTTGAGGCACCGTGTTGAACAGCTCCAGCTATATGATATTTTTCCCTGGCACACTTCCCTATAGAGTCCAAAACGTTAAAGTCTAACTTAACACTTGCTACAGTTCCATCAGGGAGAGGAATTCCACCGTGAGCTGTTCCAGTTTGAACACTAATTTTTGAGATCCCCGGGCTAGATTTTAAGTTATCCAAATATGCGTTCATAAATGCTTCAAATTCTTCTACAGTAGAATTCTTACCACCTATATGTCCAATTTCAGCGCCTACAGAAACGTTTATCCCTTCTGGTTGAATAGATCTTATAAAATCAGTCATTTTTGCAGTATTAATATAATTATGATACTGCTGTTCAACCAAAGTTGGCTTTGTATAATCTACCAGTGTAGACGGATCAATATCTATATTGTAAAATCCAGCTTCTATAGCCTCTTTTGTAAGTTTTTTAATATTATCTAATTCTAACTCTGGATTTGAAAAATAATTTTTGGAACTAAATTGAAAGTGATCTCCTTGAACAAATACTGGCCCCCGATACCCTTCTTTAATAGCTGCAGCTAAAACGCAAGAAATATACTCTAAAGGTCTTTGAAAAGTGTATTCTATCTCAGATTTTGCTATCTCAAATATAATAGCAGTTGTGTTTCTCTCAATTGCAACCTTAAAAATTCTCCTTGCAAAGTCATAGGTTAGACATCTAATATTTATTGCAGGAACAGTAAATTCAAGTCCTTCGCCTCTCCCCTTAGCCATATATAGATCATGGATTGAAGAAGAGACAATATCCATCATATTTGCAAATTCTCTAATCAGAAAGTAGCAATAATTTTTTATTTGAGAATCCTGTGTGAAAACAGCTGTCTTAATAAGATCATCAATCACATTTTCTCTAAGCCTATCTTTATTTAGCGTAAGTTTTCCATTAATCAATAACCCATTGGCTTCAAGATTTTTTGTAATTTCCTCTTTTGTCCCAAACAAACTAATCTCCCCTTCCTTACATTATAAGTTCGTAAGTTCGCTCATTTAACAATATAAAACAAATATTAAAAAATATCAAATTTTTAAGAATTCTTGTAAAGCAAGATACTATAAGAAAGTCCAAGCGATAGCCAAATCAAGTAAAACAAACTCCCACTAAAAATTAATATTGTTAGTGACAAAAATAAACATGAAAATAAAACATAAAGCAAGTAAGGAACATCTTTTTTTAAAACTAGATGAAATAGATTCTTAAAAATTGAAAAGGTAAAAAACGTTATGCCTGGCACACTTAAAACCGACATTATAGCCAAAAAGATTATAGCAAGAATTGGTTCTTCTCTAGAAAACCAAAAAATACTCGGAATTGACAAGAATATAAAAAGCGAAAAACATATTGCCTTTAATGAAAATTTGTAAACGTAGTTGTATTTTTCAATTACAACTCTTTTAAAAAACAAGAAATAAATAAAGCACATAAGAAATATCAGAACTGAAAAAAATATCTTAGCCTCAAAACTGTTTATAAGTGTTCTAAAATCAAGTACCACTCCCCCTTCAAAATTCTTGCCAAATATGGGCTTTACATTCAAAAAAGGAGGTGGAGTCCTTTTTGATGATATTTCTAAAATATCCCCAGTTTTTGCACCACTCTCTTTTTTAAGTGATCCATTATGAATAATTACCTTCCCAGTTATTACTGCAGAATCTTTCAAAATTACGTCAGATCTGTAAGCGATTAAATCACCATTTATCCTGCCACTAACAGTCAGTATCGCATCATGAACGATAAAATCACCATTTATTGCTTGATCTTGTCCAATGTTAATCTCTTTTTTTACAAAGTCTTTTTTTAAGTTTTGCTCCTCTTTAGGTAAATGCCCAAAGCCTTGTCTAACCTGGGATAACATAAGTTTTTGATCCTGAGCAAAAACAAAATTGAAAGACAAAAAATATAATGTTAAAAAAGCAAAAAATAAGAATAATCCTTTTTTCAACTTAAAAGTTCCTTTCTTTTTTTATAAACAGAAAAGATAATAAAAGCCAAAAAACTTCCTATCAAGAGGTAGACTAAAGAGATGTTGTTATAGAAAATCTCCCAAAAAACTTCAAAAATATAGAACACGCTCTCTTCAATATCTATTGAAAATATAGAATAATCTATATTGTTTAAAAATATTGAACCAATTAAAAGAACAAAAGACATAAAAGCAAAAAAGAAAATAAAATTCTTTATAAAAGCTTGTTTTTCTATCCTATATACAATCAATGAAAAAAGATCGTCTGGAGCGTTCATAATTGGTAAATTCCTAAGCGAATATGTAAGTTGTTTAGATCTTTGCCTCAAATAAGAGCATCGTGGGCAATTTTTTACATGAGCCTCCAATTCAAGTAGCTGTTTAGATGTAATTATTCCAAGCTCTTCGAGCTCTATAAGTTTCTTACATTCATCACAGCTCATACGTAGACAACTCCTTATAAAGTCTTTTCCTGCCTCTAGAAATTCTCATTTTAACAGTTCCCTCATCAATTGATAAAATATTCGAAATTTCCTTTATACTCAATTCTTCCTGATAAAATAAAACTATAGCAACCCTATAAATTTCAGGAAGTTTTAAAAGCGCCCTTTCAACAGCTTCTTTATTTTCATATCTTATAATTACCTCCTCAGGCAACAAAGAGCCATCTATAGGATCAAAACTTCTTTCATCATCTTCTGAAGTCAAATCCTCAAATGATGTAAATTCTTTTTTTGTTCTTTTTTTATCTATATATAAATTAGTCAGCACTCTCTTAGACCACGGTATAAAAGGATAGTTGATATCAAATTTGTCTACATTATTGTAGAACTTAATAAAAAATTCCTGCACGAGATCCTTTGCCTCTTCAGCAGAACCGGATAATCTATAAGAAAGAGTATATATAAAACTGCTATACTTATTGTATAAGTCTCTAAAAGCATTCTGGTCTCCCGATTTTATCCTTAAAATTAGATCTGAGTCCATATATTAGAAAGCACCTCATATAATCACCTTTATTCTATTTATACTTTAAATAAGTTACATTTACAAGTTCTAAATAGAATACGATTTTATTAACTATAAAGAAACAAAAAAAGGGAGCAACTCTTTGCTCCCTTAATAACTTAAGTTTGTTATTAGTCTAAAAGATAATTTTCAAATGTCTGGAGATGTTCCATCTCTTCCAACAAGATCTTTTCAAAAAGTCTTCTGGTTGCTAAATCATCTTGCTTCTTTGCAAAATTAATTATTTCTTTATAGAGTTCAATAGCTTCATTTTCAGCTTTGATATCAAGCTCAAGCATTTCTTTCAGAGAAGATCCTACCTCAATATTATTTGGCTTAGTTGTTGGTATCCCACCAAGTTTAAAAAGATGCTCTGCAATATCCTCAGCGTGCTTCATTTCCTTAATCGAAATCTTTTTTAAATCTTCGCCTATAATTTTACCCTTAAAACCAACTAATTGTATATGCTGCCACATATACTGGATGCTAACCTGGATCTCTCTGGCAATAGCCTTGTTCAGCATTTCAAACAATTGCTCTTTTGTAGCTTTTGCTTGTGCCATTCGAATCCTCCTAAAAATTATATTTATTAACAAATATTATATTACAATTTATGTAAAATAATAATTAAAACTACTCTAAAAACTCTTCTTTAAATGACTTTAATCCCGCATCCTGTGGAGAAATAATTGGGTTTTCAACAGGCCACGGTATAGATAAAAATTGATCGTTATATATTACTCCACTAGAATTTTTAGGCGAATATTCAGAAGAAGTTTTGTAAAGCACAAGCGCAAAATCGCTTAATACACAAAAACCATGCAAAAAGCCATCAGGTACGAAAAGAAGATAATCATCACTGTCGTGCAATATAACTGTAAAATATTTGCCAAATGTTTTAGAATCCCTTCTAACATCAACTACAGCATCGAATATGCTTCCATAAACACACTTTACAAGTTTTGCTTGACCATAAGGGGCCTTTTGATAATGAAGTCCTCGTATTACACCTTTTTTAGAAAAGGACAAATTATCTTGACTAAAATCTAATTCAATTCCCATTTCTTTAAAATCAGAATCTTTGAAAATCTCTTGAAAATAGCCCCTATTATCAAAAAATTTTTTTGATTTTATAATTATTAAGCCTTCAATACCCGTTTCTATTTTTTCAAATGGCATATTTCTCCCCTATTTAATTTATTTTTTTCATTTTATAATAAAAGTGAAAATTAAAAAAGCACATTTCAGAAGGGAGTCAAAAATGGGAAAAACTATTGCGGAAAAAATTTTTTCCAAACACTCAAAAAAAGATGTAAAAGCAGGCGACTATATTCTTGCAAAGCTAGATATAGTTCTTGTAAATGACATCACAGGTCCATTAAGCGTTATGGAGTTTCAAAAATTAGGAGACATTAAAGTTTTTGATAAAGATAAAATAGTAATAATTTGTGATCACTTTACGCCAAACAAAGACATTAAATCAGCCCAAAACGTAAAGATGTTAAGAAATTTTGCAAAAAACCAAAATATAAGGCATTTCTACGAACCTGGCCATGTAGGAATAGAACACGTCATGATTCCTGAGCTAGGTTTGGCTCAACCAGGCTATTTAATAATTGGAGCAGATTCTCACACTTGCACTTATGGCGCGTTGAATGCATTTTCTACAGGAGTAGGCTCAACTGATGCTGGTATGGCAATGGCAACGGGAGATACGTGGTTTAGAGTGCCACCATCATTTCGAGTAGAAATAAGAGGTAAACAAAAGAAATGGATTAGCGGAAAGGATGTAGTACTTCACTTGATAGGAAGAATTGGCGTAGAAGGCGCAAACTATTTTGCTCTTGAGTTTTGTGGGGAGGGGTTAAGAAATCTTTCCATAGATGACAGATTTACCATTTCAAACATGGCAATTGAGTGTGGAGGTAAAGCCGGCATATTTAATTATGATGAAGTAACGGAAAAATATCTAAAAAGTTTGGGCATAGATGCATCAAATTACGTAGAAGCAGACAAGGACGCGAATTACGAAAAGAGTATCACAATAGATTTAAGCGACCTTGATTATACTGTTTCACTTCCCTTCTCTCCAGATAACACTATCAACGTAAGCAAATTAGAAAAAACTTATGTTGACCAGGTGGTTATAGGTTCTTGCACAAACGGTAGGATCTCGGATTTAAGAGTTGCAGCAGAAATTTTAACAAACAAGAAGGTAAAAGATGGTCTTAGAGTAATTGTGTTACCAGGGAGTCCAAAGGTCTATCTTGAAGCTTTAAGAGAGGGTTTGATAGAGAAATTTATTATAGCTGGGGCAGCAGTCTCTACCCCAACCTGTGGTCCGTGTTTAGGCGGCCATATGGGTATTCTTGCTGAAGATGAAGTCTGCGTTTCAACTACTAACAGAAATTTTATTGGCAGAATGGGACATCCAAAAAGTAAGGTAATTCTAGCATCCCCTGCTGTTGCTGCAGCATCCGCAATAACTGGATATATCACTTCACCAGAGGAGGTAATGTAATATGATTTTAGAAGGCGCTGCAAGAGTTTTTGGTAACAATATAGATACCGATCTAATAATAGCTGCAAGATATCTAGCAGAAACTAATGAAGTTGAACTTGGAAAAAACCTGTTCAAAGATTTAAGGCCAAACTTTGTAAACGAGATGAACAAAGGAGACATAATAGTTGCTGGAAATAATTTTGGGTGTGGCTCATCAAGAGAACACGCCCCTTTAGCTATAAAGGGTGCAGGAATTAGTGCAGTTATTGCCAATTCCTTTGCAAGGATCTTTTTTAGAAACGCTATTAATGTTGGTCTACCAATTTTCGTAACTAGTGAGAACTTGAGTTCAATAGAAGAAGGCGACATGTTATCCATAAACGCTTCAGAAGGAATACTTTTAAACAAGACCAAAAACAAGACATATAAATTTGATCCATATCCAGAATTCTTATTAAATCTCGTTCAAATAGGTGGTCTCTTTAACTTTACCAAAAATCGTCTGAAAGAGGTGTAGAAGATGTATAAAGTTGCATTCTTGCCCGGAGATGGAATCGGCCAGGATCTAAAAGAAGTAGTTAAACTTTTTAGAGATAAAATTGAAGAAAAATATGGATTTTCTTTTGAATTAAACGAGCTACCAATAGGTGGCAAGGCAATTGATTCCTTTGGAGATCCTCTACCGCCAGATACTTTAAAAGAGTGTAAAAAATCTGATGCTGTCTTTTTGATAGCTGTTGGAGGTCCAAAATGGGACAATAATCCTCCAAATCTTAGACCCGAAGCTGGATTGCTAAAATTAAGAAAGAGTCTAAACGTTTTTTGTAATATTAGACCTATTAAACTTTCTAAACACTTAACACATCTTTCATGTTTAAAATGTGAGACTGTAGACAAAGGTCTTGATATAATAATTTTAAGAGAGCTTACTGAGGGTCTTTATTTTGGCGAGCCTCGTGGAATCTATACCCAACCCGATGGTTCAAAGGTAGCTATAAATACCATGAGCTACAGTTCAACTACAATTGAAAAATTTGCAAAAATAGGATTTGATCTTGCAATGTCCAGAAAGAAAAGTTTGACCTCCGTTGACAAGGCAAACGTTCTTGAAAACTCAAGACTATGGCGAGAAGTGGTAGAAAACCTATCAAAATCTTATCCAGAAGTAAAGTTAGACCACCTATATGTTGATAATGCTGCTCTTCAAATGATATACAATCCTAACCAATTCGATGTAATAATTACAGAAAATCTATTTGGAGATATTCTTAGCGATGAAGCAGCTGCGCTCGTGGGATCGCTTGGGCTTTTGCCATCAGCAAGTATAGGTGACAATAAGCCATTTTTATACGAACCTGTCCACGGTTCTGCCCCTTCTATAGCAGGTAAAAATATGGCAAATCCTATAGCTACTATTTTCTCAATTGCTTTGATGCTAAGATTAAGTTTTGAGAGAAATGATATTGCGTTTGATCTTGAAAATGCTGTAGAGAAAACCTTGGAAATGGGAATAGGAACTGCCGATCTTAAAATGAAAAACACGATAGGCACAAGAGAGTTTGCTAACGAAGTTCTTAAAAATTTATAAATCTTTACAAATTTCTAACAAATGATTTTTCATCTCATCTTTAAACTCTGGATGTTGAAGTGCAAAATCGACTGTGGCTTTTAAATATCCAATCTTTGAGCCACAGTCATATCTTTTACCTTTAACCTCTACTCCTAAAACCAATCTCCTTTCACAAAGAGTCCTAAGTGCATCAGTTAGCTGAATCTCGCCGCCCCTACCTGGTTTTGTTTCTCGCAAAATATCAAAAATCTCAGGCACAAGTATATATCTACCAATCACAGCATAGTTTGAAGGAGACTCATGGATCTCAGGCTTCTCAATAAGATCGGTAATTTTTAGCACTCCATCATCATCTGGAATTGGCTTTGCAAGAGCTATCCCATAACTGCTGACCTCCTCTTCTGGTACTCTCTCAAGGGCTAAGACTGGACTATGATATCTCTCATAAACTTTAATTAGCTGTTTCATAG
Above is a genomic segment from Thermodesulfobium narugense DSM 14796 containing:
- a CDS encoding class II fructose-bisphosphate aldolase — protein: MFGTKEEITKNLEANGLLINGKLTLNKDRLRENVIDDLIKTAVFTQDSQIKNYCYFLIREFANMMDIVSSSIHDLYMAKGRGEGLEFTVPAINIRCLTYDFARRIFKVAIERNTTAIIFEIAKSEIEYTFQRPLEYISCVLAAAIKEGYRGPVFVQGDHFQFSSKNYFSNPELELDNIKKLTKEAIEAGFYNIDIDPSTLVDYTKPTLVEQQYHNYINTAKMTDFIRSIQPEGINVSVGAEIGHIGGKNSTVEEFEAFMNAYLDNLKSSPGISKISVQTGTAHGGIPLPDGTVASVKLDFNVLDSIGKCAREKYHIAGAVQHGASTLPDELFNNFPKHKTAEIHLATGFQNIMFDFAPEEFREENFKFIEENFKSEWKENMTREQFIYKTRKKVFGPLKEKWWNLSDADKNKILDVLEKKIEFLFSQLNVFDTKSYTDKYIKLVKIGYKENNDLSHKNVDFRALKFEEGAD
- the fbp gene encoding class 1 fructose-bisphosphatase, with the translated sequence MARIGIDLNRFILEEERQFPQATGSLSLALMSIENATKIISSRIRKAGLSDILGKIGKVNVQGEEVQKLDQLSNNWLIEHLSDSGEFYALASEEVDDAIFPEKGKNGKYVIALDPLDGSSNIDVNVNVGTIFSIYRKYCDGVENFFQEGYKQVAAGYVVYGSSTMLMYTTKNGTHGFTLDPSVGSYLLSHPYLKMPSRGKIYSINEGYSQRWDEPLKKYIDNLKSKNYSARYIGSMVADVHRTLLKGGIFAYPGDKKNPQGKLRLLYEAAPMSLLIEQAGGRATDGVNEILSIKATSLHQRTPVFMGSKEDIDELMDYMRG
- the fsa gene encoding fructose-6-phosphate aldolase translates to MELYLDTAKIEEIEEGVELGIISGVTTNPSLLAKANPTAPIEHLKKICSIVNGPVSAEVVSTNYKDMVSEGLKISKISENIVVKIPITEDGLKATKVLSKENVPVNMTLIFSESQAILASLVGAAYISPFIGRLDDISYDGMKLVKSISEILKTTNSKSKIIAASVRHPLHVVEAAKLGAHIATVPFKTLKQLVKHPLTDIGLEKFLSDSRGISIVS
- a CDS encoding aminopeptidase: MPDLKNILFMKRKNAWFKTDRESIFNFAQGYKNFLKKCKTERETVKFVNEYFLNNKKDREFIIINRNKSVALIRLSEGFGMRMIASHIDAPRIDLKQNPLFEDSGLGLFHTHYYGGIKKYQWLNIPISLHVFLVKSDKEILEINIGEEPDDPIFVIPDLLPHLSKKVIDEKVTKEAFDANKLNIICGSIPFSEEEKDQIKLNVLNYLYEKYKIVEEDFVSAEIQAVPAFEPRDIGFDKSLIGAYGQDDRICAYASLMAFFDVGISDKTQVLLMVDKEEIGSEGNTSAQSSFVYDIAIEILKRKGIEPTFANILNFFKSSQCLSADVSAAVNPMYKDVHEADNAAYINNGVVITKFTGHGGKYYSNDANTEFVAEVREAFNKDGVIWQIAELGKVDEGGGGTIAKYISKHNIETLDCGPALISMHSPLEIASKADLYETYKAYKSFLIMK
- a CDS encoding radical SAM protein; translation: MQFLFGPVPSRRLGLSLGINIIPHKVCNFNCVYCEVGKTTNLINDRRSFYNPEEIERDFRENYKKMGKFDFVTFSGSGEPTLNKDIGRLVRYVKSFNLAKIAVLTNGSLLNLTDVQEDLMDADVVIPSLDAANQESFKKINRAHGSLKIDEIINGIKEFRDKFRGEIWLESLFVKDFNDSKKDIEDLKRAVKLINPHKFQIGTIDRPPAEESIKKLTNDELMQIYSELRDLNAELIKPFRDKNMDFQDFLELSIAKMVSIRPCSKEELMDVFGASNEDITRILNKLFEEGKISQKIYDGKAFIVKE
- a CDS encoding anti-sigma factor; this encodes MSCDECKKLIELEELGIITSKQLLELEAHVKNCPRCSYLRQRSKQLTYSLRNLPIMNAPDDLFSLIVYRIEKQAFIKNFIFFFAFMSFVLLIGSIFLNNIDYSIFSIDIEESVFYIFEVFWEIFYNNISLVYLLIGSFLAFIIFSVYKKRKELLS
- a CDS encoding DDE-type integrase/transposase/recombinase; this translates as MAKRLKPVLPDIIYKLKEFKEIQIERDVEEKLFKISASTIDRILSEYKRMNKPKGKTYTKPGSLLKSQIPIRTFSEWDESIPGYLEIDLVGHEGGDLRGEFIQTLTAVDICTGWIEIDALRNKAQRWVFESIDEIKKRLPFKLFGIDSDNGAEFINHQLHRYCVENNITFTRSRKYRKNDNCYVEQKNYSVVRKYVGYFRYDREVELITLKRLYESLRLYINFFQPIMKQISKERIGSKVTKKYDKARTPYQRILENPGVEKIDKEKLIEQYTKLNPAELQREIVKLQKNY
- a CDS encoding bactofilin family protein → MLSQVRQGFGHLPKEEQNLKKDFVKKEINIGQDQAINGDFIVHDAILTVSGRINGDLIAYRSDVILKDSAVITGKVIIHNGSLKKESGAKTGDILEISSKRTPPPFLNVKPIFGKNFEGGVVLDFRTLINSFEAKIFFSVLIFLMCFIYFLFFKRVVIEKYNYVYKFSLKAICFSLFIFLSIPSIFWFSREEPILAIIFLAIMSVLSVPGITFFTFSIFKNLFHLVLKKDVPYLLYVLFSCLFLSLTILIFSGSLFYLIWLSLGLSYSILLYKNS